A single window of Gambusia affinis linkage group LG18, SWU_Gaff_1.0, whole genome shotgun sequence DNA harbors:
- the LOC122819869 gene encoding GTPase IMAP family member 7-like isoform X4, with amino-acid sequence MCRRRKSPIRMVLLGKTGSGKSSLANTIFRDQLFTTNHTINSETSHCTAVTRSVGGRNLTVIDTPGFFDTDRPEKELEPEIVRCITECAPGPHVFLIVLKVEKFTEHEKAVIEKICTHFSEDALKYAVVVFTHGDQLPDGTQIEEFIGRNQLVSELVKKCGGRCHVVDNKYWNNKQQEEYRSNSFQMERLLQTIDSLVTENEGKCYTNDLLQAAEEEIKKEEENIRLVSGNLPEAEIREQAKRRVAGKLLIT; translated from the coding sequence CACCAATAAGAATGGTCCTCCTGGGAAAAACTGGGTCTGGTAAAAGCAGCCTGGCCAACACAATATTCAGAGACCAGCTGTTCACGACCAaccacacgatcaactctgaaACAAGCCACTGCACAGCCGTCACCAGGTCCGTCGGTGGGAGAAACCTCACGGTCATCGACACCCCGGGTTTCTTTGACACGGACCGGCCGGAGAAGGAGCTAGAGCCTGAGATAGTGAGGTGCATCACAGAGTGCGCTCCTGGGCCCCATGTGTTTCTCATTGTGCTCAAGGTGGAGAAATTCACAGAGCACGAGAAGGCCGTTATCGAGAAAATCTGCACGCACTTCTCTGAAGACGCTCTTAAATACGCCGTGGTGGTGTTCACTCATGGCGACCAGCTGCCCGATGGGACCCAGATTGAGGAGTTCATCGGGCGCAATCAGCTGGTGAGTGAACTGGTGAAGAAGTGTGGCGGCCGCTGCCACGTCGTGGACAACAAGTACTGGAACAATAAGCAACAGGAGGAATACAGGAGCAACTCGTTCCAGATGGAGAGGCTGCTTCAAACTATTGACTCGCTGGTGACGGAAAACGAGGGCAAATGCTACACCAATGACCTGCTGCAGGCGGCCgaggaagaaataaagaaagaggaggagaacaTTCGACTGGTCTCAGGAAACCTGCCGGAAGCAGAGATCAGAGAACAGGCCAAGAGAAGGGTTGCTGGTAAACTCTTGATCACAT